From Anopheles coluzzii chromosome 3, AcolN3, whole genome shotgun sequence, the proteins below share one genomic window:
- the LOC120954699 gene encoding breast cancer anti-estrogen resistance protein 3 homolog isoform X2: METTPDGGNEAVALKKALEWELSLDSRDLRSHAWYHGPIPRQRAEEIVQKEGDFLVRDCVSQPGNYVLTCRTKGPTLHFVINKLLLQPETVYERVQYQFEDDAYDTVPDLITFYVGSGKSISVASGARIQFPCNRTYPLSFYAGKCPQNAAGMAGIRGPSPLNSPSPVPSSPGFRYNPYTQQTSSYRSPMSSPPRTKRETPPRLPSKKQRSQSLTPLHGAAGGQQRYSSADGVIGGNGGASDGGSKSSKPSRLAETPEKCNSADGVIHNSESGAGARPSEEKCSSADGVVKSQTLTRPCSTEPNGLASLKGSQSSLPRSASLRSSQGKLSSRASSINKEPSEHSLSPCLEQKAFAEDEEQPPSPPPKPIRGGAGGTLQRRDSMKDSDSGSVQGSGTHGGRGGMTSYHPSGSDSGNGSGDSAQSSATGEELAPPVARGVGGVVLRNPRFIPTSLSSITLRSHAEIDPVAAEEALLAMQIPTYEQVSRYDLENFNTLLLPFCDCKPLDSGTLNTVRMMLCESGPRVIANHLTRVDIGLILEKDESRKDDPLSCTGLELITLEQGKQYRLDLIERTECMKLLVAVTILTCQSDLERAETLNKWIQIAVETKTALGNLFGFSAIMLGLSMPQIQKLESTWHTLRQKFTDSAFNFEAKLRPTLNSMNDCSNPQAPNTTIPHILPYVLVKDRTINDVFANTPSPCPTLIASCVTPWETITQDFGFSVLFAHLDAARSFINNISLYKKNAQTIMQDTSRLDPLMEDAFKTEFQMKFLWGSKGALVPAEERHAKFEHVLTVMAEKFCGDPSAG; the protein is encoded by the exons ATG GAAACGACACCGGACGGCGGAAATGAAGCCGTAGCACTGAAGAAAGCGCTCGAATGGGAGCTGTCACTAGATTCGCGGGACCTTCGATCGCACGCCTGGTACCATGGTCCCATACCACGGCAGCGGGCGGAAGAGATCGTCCAGAAGGAGGGAGACTTCCTGGTGCGCGACTGTGTTTCGCAGCCGGGCAACTATGTGCTTACGTGCCGAACCAAGGGACCGACGCTGCACTTCGTGATCAATAAG CTTCTGCTCCAACCGGAAACCGTATACGAGCGCGTGCAGTATCAGTTCGAGGACGATGCCTACGATACAGTTCCTGATTTGATTACCTTCTACGTAGGCTCGG GAAAATCCATATCGGTCGCATCGGGTGCGAGAATTCAATTTCCGTGCAACCGAACGTACCCGCTCTCGTTCTACGCGGGCAAGTGTCCACAGAATGCGGCCGGCATGGCGGGCATCCGTGGGCCGAGCCCGCTCAACTCACCCTCACCCGTACCGTCGTCACCGGGCTTTAG GTATAATCCGTACACGCAGCAGACTAGCTCCTACCGCAGCCCGATGTCATCGCCGCCCCGCACCAAGCGAGAAACACCGCCCCGGTTGCCGAGCAAAAAGCAACGCTCTCAGTCCCTTACGCCCCTTCACGGTGCGGCGGGCGGTCAGCAACGGTACAGCAGTGCGGACGGTGTGATCGGGGGTAACGGGGGCGCATCGGACGGTGGCAGTAAGTCAAGCAAACCATCGCGACTTGCCGAAACGCCGGAAAAGTGCAACAGTGCGGACGGTGTCATCCACAACAGCGAGTCTGGCGCAGGTGCCAGGCCGTCAGAGGAGAAGTGCTCGAGTGCGGATGGTGTGGTAAAGTCACAGACTCTTACCCGGCCCTGCTCAACCGAACCGAATGGGCTGGCGTCGCTGAAGGGTTCCCAGTCGTCGCTGCCCCGGTCGGCCAGTTTGCGGTCGTCCCAGGGCAAGCTAAGCTCGCGGGCGTCCAGCATCAACAAGGAACCGAGCGAACACTCGCTCAGTCCGTGCCTGGAGCAGAAAGCGTTCGCTGAGGATGAGGAACAGCCGCCTAGTCCACCGCCGAAGCCGATACGCGGTGGCGCCGGTGGAACACTGCAAAGGCGTGACTCGATGAAAGACTCCGACTCAGGGTCGGTGCAGGGTAGTGGAACGCATGGTGGACGGGGCGGCATGACTTCGTACCATCCCAGTGGTTCCGATTCGGGCAATGGGTCGGGCGATTCAGCTCAAAGCTCTGCCACTGGGGAGGAGCTAGCCCCTCCTGTTGCACGTGGCGTTGGTGGTGTGGTGCTCCGGAATCCACGCTTCATACCCACGTCCCTGTCGTCGATAACGCTGCGTTCGCACGCGGAAATAGATCCGGTTGCGGCAGAGGAAGCCCTACTTGCCATGCAGATCCCGACGTACGAGCAGGTGTCACGGTACGATCTGGAAAACTTCAACACACTGCTGCTACCGTTCTGTGACTGCAAACCGCTGGACAGTGGTACGCTCAACACGGTCCGGATGATGCTGTGTGAGTCGGGGCCGCGCGTCATCGCGAACCATCTAACGCGGGTGGACATTGGATTGATATTGG AAAAAGACGAAAGCCGCAAGGATGATCCACTGAGCTGTACCGGGTTGGAGCTGATCACGCTGGAGCAGGGCAAGCAGTACCGGTTGGATCTCATCGAGCGGACGGAGTGTATGAAGCTGCTCGTCGCCGTTACCATCCTCACCTGCCAGAGCGATCTCGAGCGGGCGGAAACGCTCAACAAATGGATCCAGATAGCGGTCGAGACGAAAACTGCCTTGGGTAATCTGTTCGGCTTTAGTGCCATCATGCTGGGCCTCTCGATGCCGCAG ATTCAAAAGCTCGAATCCACCTGGCACACGCTGCGCCAAAAGTTCACCGATAGTGCATTCAACTTCGAGGCGAAGCTGCGGCCGACGCTGAACAGCATGAACGACTGCTCCAATCCCCAGGCACCGAACACGACTATCCCGCACATATTACCGTACGTGCTGGTGAAGGATCGCACCATAAACGATGTGTTTG CAAACACGCCGAGTCCCTGCCCGACTCTGATCGCATCGTGCGTTACGCCCTGGGAAACCATCACGCAAGACTTTGGCTTTTCCGTGCTGTTCGCTCACCTGGACGCGGCGCGCAGCTTCATAAACAACATTTCACTCTACAAAAAGAATGCACAAACGATCATGCAGGACACGAGCCGGCTGGATCCGCTGATGGAGGACGCATTCAA GACTGAGTTTCAGATGAAATTCCTGTGGGGCAGCAAGGGCGCACTGGTGCCGGCCGAGGAGCGTCACGCCAAGTTCGAACACGTGCTCACGGTAATGGCGGAAAAGTTCTGCGGTGATCCTTCAGCCGGTTAA
- the LOC120954767 gene encoding transcription initiation factor IIB-like isoform X1: MASNVSNTSPAANQLVCPYHPAAALVDDYHTGDMICSDCGLIVGDRMIDPSSEWRTFSDDPSRPDPSRVGSTDPVLQNLATFIQPSANGFEPPNHFSFLKMDTTTRKLMFGFAMIATMAERINAPASIVSHAKTIFKQALEPAALTHRSLEAVSVACLYIACRQEGVPRTFKEMCAVCSASKKEIGRCFKLITKVLATSLDHITSEDFMQRFCSKLCKYRTRRTSFYVSFLLSPICVCAVLPHEVQKAATHIAQKAFEADLVPDRSPISVAAAAIFMASQVSATAMSLKAVAAIAGVAELTIKQSYKLMHPHAWELFPRTHLFYKHIGMLPSWKCLV, translated from the exons ATGGCTTCAAATGTTTC AAATACATCTCCTGCAGCAAACCAACTCGTCTGCCCGTATCATCCTGCTGCGGCATTGGTCGACGACTACCATACCGGCGACATGATATGCTCCGACTGTGGCCTTATCGTCGGTGACCGTATGATCGATCCGTCCAGCGAGTGGCGCACGTTTAGCGATGACCCAAGCCGGCCGGATCCATCCCGTGTCGGTAGCACCGATCCAGTACTACAAAATCTGGCCACGTTTATACAACCTTCTGCCAACGGCTTTGAGC CGCCCAACCATTTCTCCTTCCTCAAAATGGACACCACAACGCGCAAGCTAATGTTCGGCTTCGCCATGATCGCCACCATGGCGGAACGCATCAATGCACCGGCGTCGATCGTGAGCCATGCTAAAACCATCTTCAAGCAAGCGCTGGAACCGGCCGCGCTAACCCATCGGTCGTTAGAAGCAGTGTCTGTAGCCTGTCTGTACATCGCTTGCCGGCAGGAAGGTGTGCCGCGTACCTTCAAGGAGATGTGCGCGGTTTGCTCGGCCAGCAAGAAGGAGATTGGGCGCTGCTTTAAGCTAATCACCAAGGTGCTGGCTACATCGCTGGATCACATCACGTCGGAAGATTTTATGCAGCGCTTCTGTTCGAAGCTGTGTAAGTATCGCACGCGAAGGACATCTTTTTACGTCTCTTTTCTACTTTCGCctatttgtgtttgtgcagtTCTTCCGCACGAAGTGCAAAAGGCAGCGACGCACATTGCGCAGAAAGCGTTCGAAGCGGACCTCGTGCCGGATCGGTCGCCCATCTCGGTGGCGGCTGCCGCCATCTTCATGGCCTCCCAGGTGTCCGCTACGGCGATGAGCCTGAAGGCGGTCGCAGCGATTGCCGGTGTCGCTGAGCTGACGATCAAGCAGTCGTACAAGCTGATGCACCCGCACGCTTGGGAGTTGTTTCCGAGGACGCACCTGTTCTACAAGCACATCGGCATGTTGCCAAGCTGGAAGTGTTTGGTTTAG
- the LOC120954766 gene encoding angiopoietin-4-like — translation MLFYNCFLVVFLAVSIKAEQEDLNSHRSSDLTASRLKEVQEQLVQLSDQLNTLNSQMATRMASVANDQERSCTRNPAITDCSEVKDQRSGIYPLKVCSDPPYNVYCNQTFEDGSWMVIYNRFDGPDHTFNQTWEAYRRGFGQPDGEHFIGLERLHSLTYGRSYEVAFILNRDGQEHVGIYDRFEIDNGRDHFPIRVIGSGRGGLRLFPETTELRRFQTYDRNNLHPLARVTMIEEECGFWFVDMPHGHDSPGFQRFCANLRQLKVMIRKLPNAS, via the coding sequence aTGTTGTTCTACAATTGCTTTTTAGTTGTGTTTTTGGCCGTCTCAATAAAGGCTGAACAAGAAGATCTGAATAGCCATCGTTCATCGGATCTCACAGCCTCACGGTTGAAGGAAGTACAGGAGCAGCTAGTTCAGCTCAGCGACCAACTGAACACACTCAACTCCCAAATGGCAACGCGAATGGCGTCCGTTGCCAACGACCAGGAACGATCGTGCACTCGCAACCCCGCAATAACCGATTGCAGTGAAGTGAAAGACCAACGATCCGGCATTTACCCGCTGAAAGTTTGTTCCGATCCGCCCTACAACGTGTACTGCAATCAAACGTTCGAAGACGGCAGCTGGATGGTAATCTACAACCGCTTCGATGGCCCCGATCATACCTTCAATCAAACGTGGGAAGCGTACAGACGAGGCTTCGGTCAACCGGACGGGGAACATTTCATTGGTCTGGAACGGTTACACTCACTCACGTACGGTCGGTCGTACGAAGTGGCGTTTATTCTGAACCGCGATGGCCAGGAGCACGTTGGCATCTACGACCGCTTCGAGATCGACAACGGCCGGGATCACTTTCCGATTAGGGTGATCGGGTCGGGAAGGGGCGGGCTGCGCCTATTTCCTGAGACCACTGAGTTGCGCCGGTTTCAAACGTACGATCGGAACAATTTGCATCCACTGGCGCGCGTCACAATGATCGAGGAAGAGTGTGGCTTCTGGTTTGTCGATATGCCGCACGGACATGATTCGCCCGGTTTTCAACGGTTCTGTGCCAATTTGCGCCAGTTGAAAGTTATGATAAGAAAGCTCCCAAATGCAAGTTGA
- the LOC120954767 gene encoding transcription initiation factor IIB-like isoform X2 → MASNVSNTSPAANQLVCPYHPAAALVDDYHTGDMICSDCGLIVGDRMIDPSSEWRTFSDDPSRPDPSRVGSTDPVLQNLATFIQPSANGFEPPNHFSFLKMDTTTRKLMFGFAMIATMAERINAPASIVSHAKTIFKQALEPAALTHRSLEAVSVACLYIACRQEGVPRTFKEMCAVCSASKKEIGRCFKLITKVLATSLDHITSEDFMQRFCSKLFLPHEVQKAATHIAQKAFEADLVPDRSPISVAAAAIFMASQVSATAMSLKAVAAIAGVAELTIKQSYKLMHPHAWELFPRTHLFYKHIGMLPSWKCLV, encoded by the exons ATGGCTTCAAATGTTTC AAATACATCTCCTGCAGCAAACCAACTCGTCTGCCCGTATCATCCTGCTGCGGCATTGGTCGACGACTACCATACCGGCGACATGATATGCTCCGACTGTGGCCTTATCGTCGGTGACCGTATGATCGATCCGTCCAGCGAGTGGCGCACGTTTAGCGATGACCCAAGCCGGCCGGATCCATCCCGTGTCGGTAGCACCGATCCAGTACTACAAAATCTGGCCACGTTTATACAACCTTCTGCCAACGGCTTTGAGC CGCCCAACCATTTCTCCTTCCTCAAAATGGACACCACAACGCGCAAGCTAATGTTCGGCTTCGCCATGATCGCCACCATGGCGGAACGCATCAATGCACCGGCGTCGATCGTGAGCCATGCTAAAACCATCTTCAAGCAAGCGCTGGAACCGGCCGCGCTAACCCATCGGTCGTTAGAAGCAGTGTCTGTAGCCTGTCTGTACATCGCTTGCCGGCAGGAAGGTGTGCCGCGTACCTTCAAGGAGATGTGCGCGGTTTGCTCGGCCAGCAAGAAGGAGATTGGGCGCTGCTTTAAGCTAATCACCAAGGTGCTGGCTACATCGCTGGATCACATCACGTCGGAAGATTTTATGCAGCGCTTCTGTTCGAAGCTGT tTCTTCCGCACGAAGTGCAAAAGGCAGCGACGCACATTGCGCAGAAAGCGTTCGAAGCGGACCTCGTGCCGGATCGGTCGCCCATCTCGGTGGCGGCTGCCGCCATCTTCATGGCCTCCCAGGTGTCCGCTACGGCGATGAGCCTGAAGGCGGTCGCAGCGATTGCCGGTGTCGCTGAGCTGACGATCAAGCAGTCGTACAAGCTGATGCACCCGCACGCTTGGGAGTTGTTTCCGAGGACGCACCTGTTCTACAAGCACATCGGCATGTTGCCAAGCTGGAAGTGTTTGGTTTAG
- the LOC120954700 gene encoding transcription initiation factor IIB, giving the protein MASSSRDAHLNKVCCYSHPEAPLIEDYRAGDMICSECGLVVGDRVIDVGSEWRTFSNEKAGVDPSRVGGPENPLLSGGDLSTMIGPGTGPASFDAFGTAKYQNRRTMSSSDRALIAAFKEISTMADRINLPKTITDRANNLFKQVHDGKNLKGRSNDAKASACLYIACRQEGVPRTFKEICAVSKISKKEIGRCFKLTLKALATSVDLITTADFMSRFCANLDLPNVVQRAATHIARKAVEMDIVPGRSPISVAAAAIYMASQASDNKKTHKEIGDIAGVADVTIRQSYRLMYPHAAELFPEDFNFHTPIDQLPPV; this is encoded by the exons ATGGCAAGCTCATCAAG GGACGCCCATTTGAACAAAGTGTGCTGCTACTCGCACCCGGAGGCACCACTGATAGAGGACTACCGGGCCGGCGATATGATATGCTCCGAGTGTGGGCTGGTGGTGGGCGATCGGGTCATCGACGTGGGCTCGGAATGGCGTACGTTTAGCAACGAAAAGGCAGGCGTGGACCCGTCCCGTGTCGGTGGGCCGGAAAACCCGCTGCTCAGTGGAGGCGATCTGTCCACCATGATCGGTCCCGGCACTGGTCCCGCGTCGTTCGACGCATTCGGAA CTGCCAAGTATCAGAACCGCCGCACGATGAGCAGCTCCGACCGGGCGCTGATTGCGGCGTTCAAGGAAATCAGCACGATGGCGGACCGCATTAACCTGCCGAAAACGATCACCGACCGGGCGAACAATCTGTTCAAGCAGGTGCACGACGGCAAAAACCTGAAGGGCCGCTCGAACGATGCCAAAGCGTCCGCCTGTCTGTACATCGCCTGCCGGCAGGAGGGCGTGCCGCGAACGTTCAAAGAGATCTGCGCCGTCAGCAAGATCAGCAAAAAGGAGATCGGACGCTGCTTCAAGCTCACGCTCAAGGCGCTCGCCACCTCCGTCGATCTCATCACCACCGCCGACTTCATGTCCCGCTTCTGCGCCAACCTGG ACCTACCAAATGTGGTACAGCGTGCCGCTACGCATATAGCTCGGAAAGCGGTCGAAATGGACATCGTTCCCGGCCGATCGCCCATCTCCGTGGCGGCAGCCGCCATCTACATGGCCTCGCAAGCGTCCGATaacaagaaaacacacaaGGAAATCGGCGACATTGCCGGCGTGGCCGACGTCACGATCCGCCAGTCGTACCGGTTAATGTACCCGCACGCGGCCGAACTGTTCCCCGAGGACTTTAACTTCCACACCCCGATCGATCAGCTGCCCCCGGTGTAA